Proteins co-encoded in one Prescottella sp. R16 genomic window:
- the leuD gene encoding 3-isopropylmalate dehydratase small subunit translates to MEAFTTHKGIGVPLRRSNVDTDQIIPAVYLKRVTRSGFEDGLFAAWRTDPEFILNVAPYDRGSVLVAGPDFGTGSSREHAVWALSDYGFRVVIASRFADIFRGNAGKAGLLAAQVEQSDVEMLWKLLEEQPGLELVVDLEAKTVTAGTTVVRFTIDDYTRWRLLEGLDDIGLTLRQVEAISEFEKSRPSWKPETLPARVANDN, encoded by the coding sequence ATGGAAGCCTTTACCACTCACAAGGGAATCGGTGTTCCGCTGCGCCGCTCCAACGTGGACACGGACCAGATCATTCCGGCCGTCTATCTGAAGCGCGTGACCCGCAGCGGTTTCGAGGACGGACTCTTCGCCGCATGGCGTACGGACCCCGAGTTCATCCTCAACGTCGCACCGTACGACCGGGGTTCGGTTCTGGTCGCCGGACCGGACTTCGGTACCGGATCGTCGCGCGAGCACGCCGTGTGGGCTCTGTCCGACTACGGTTTCCGTGTCGTCATCGCGTCCCGCTTCGCCGACATCTTCCGCGGCAACGCCGGCAAGGCCGGACTGCTCGCCGCTCAGGTCGAGCAGTCCGACGTCGAGATGCTGTGGAAGCTGCTCGAGGAGCAGCCGGGACTGGAACTGGTCGTGGACCTCGAGGCCAAGACGGTCACCGCGGGAACGACCGTGGTGCGCTTCACTATTGACGACTACACGCGTTGGCGTCTCCTCGAGGGACTCGACGACATCGGTCTCACGTTGCGCCAGGTAGAAGCGATTTCGGAGTTCGAAAAGTCAAGGCCTTCATGGAAACCTGAGACTCTTCCCGCCCGAGTCGCGAACGACAATTGA